The Chloroflexota bacterium genomic interval GGATGGTATAGACCACGTTTCCCTCTAGGCCGATTGCCCCCAGGTTCACCCTTTCCCCGGCGTCGGCAACACAATAGAGGTATCTTCCCTCTCCCGCTACGATGGCCTCGGTGGCTGGCGCAGCCTTGGTCTGGTCACGGTATTGCATCTCTAAGTCCTCTGCTCGATTTCCTCTCTCCCCATCTTTCGGGGTTCAGCATCCTGTCCAGGACATCGTCCACGATTTCATCGAGTCCATCCCTTACCGCTTTCACGGACTCAGCGAGCCCCTGCTCCTTCTTTATCTCCTCGATGGCAGTGTCAAGGTCCATGAGCGCCTGCCCCAGCCTTTCCATCTCCTCCTCAGTCAATCTCCCGCCCTCCATGCGCTTCATGGCCTGAAGATTGAGGGCATCCCTTATTATCTCTACAAGGGCGATTACCAGCCCGAGCACGCCGTGTTTCAGGCTCTTCTCATCGATAGCGACTACCATAGTTCTGAGCTGTCTCTCTAGGATGTTCTCTGCAAGTGGACTTCCAGGATGCCGTTTCGGCAGGTCGCTTTCAAACTGTCCGCCTCGACCTGGGAGCCCAG includes:
- a CDS encoding gas vesicle protein K; its protein translation is MVVAIDEKSLKHGVLGLVIALVEIIRDALNLQAMKRMEGGRLTEEEMERLGQALMDLDTAIEEIKKEQGLAESVKAVRDGLDEIVDDVLDRMLNPERWGERKSSRGLRDAIP